In a genomic window of Hippoglossus stenolepis isolate QCI-W04-F060 chromosome 17, HSTE1.2, whole genome shotgun sequence:
- the LOC124855034 gene encoding protein piccolo-like has translation MASGLCVSLWAHAEALSYRSGGSSGVAPYFKSPSALLGDQNPGLASSSYESSAQADGSQGGSGPSYPEGGSSDELEPAGAGGDTGYYGRQVDGNSQERSVSSYRPDPIIPSKPKENLMQPSHQAILQTKKGMWNLFSNNGNAFQLGEVSSPGIMTDYAPSSYQPKPQQPSSYQPKPQQPSSYQPKPQQPSSSKQRRAD, from the exons ATGGCTTCTGGACTTTGTGTGAG CCTTTGGGCACATGCTGAGG CTCTGAGCTACAGAAGTGGAGGCTCCAGTGGAGTTGCACCGTACTTTAAGTCACCCAGTGCTTTGCTCGGAGACCAAAATCCAGGTTTAGCCTCTTCCAGTTACGAGAGCTCTGCACAGGCTGATGGATCTCAAGGTGGCTCTGGACCCAGTTACCCTGAAGGTGGCTCATCTGATGAACTGGAGCCTGCTGGTGCTGGCGGTGATACTGGTTATTATGGAAGGCAAGTAGATGGTAACAGTCAGGAAAGAAGTGTTTCTAGTTACAGGCCTGACCCAATAATTCCTTCAAAACCCAAAGAGAACCTGATGCAGCCAAGTCACCAAGCTATCCTTCAGACCAAAAAGGGCATGTGGAATTTGTTTTCCAATAATGGAAACGCATTTCAGTTAGGCGAAGTTTCAAGTCCTGGAATAATGACAGACTATGcgccgtcgagctaccagcccaagccccagcagccgtcgagctaccagcccaagccccagcagccgtcgagctaccagcccaagccccagcagccgtcgagctcCAAGCAGCGCCGCGCCGA TTAG
- the LOC118125110 gene encoding secretagogin yields the protein MDLDRLDASGFSHIWTLLDVDDHGYIEATQLDDFFRRVLEKRGKKREEITEHNIRRLRERFMSAYDVSAVGRLQIQELAAMMLPEEEKFLLLFHRETPLDNSVEFMRIWRNYDTDSSGFISAAELKGFLQDLFLQHRKSIPAEKLEEYTVSMMKMFDKNQDGRLDLNDLARILALKENFLLKFKMDACSQEDRKRDFEKIFAHYDVSKTGALEGPEVDGFVKDMMELAKPSISGTDLDQFRKAVLGHCDINGDGKIQKNELALCLGLKLS from the exons ATGGACCTGGACCGGCTGGACGCCTCAGGGTTTTCACACATCTGGACACTTCTGGACGTGGACG ATCACGGTTACATCGAAGCGACGCAGCTCGACGACTTCTTCCGTCGCGTGTTGGAGAAACGGGGAAAgaag agagaagagatcACTGAGCACAACATCAGGCGACTGAGAGAAAGGTTCATGTCGGCTTATGACGTCTCAGCTGTCGGACGTCTGCAGATCCAAGAG CTCGCAGCCATGATGCTGCCGGAGGAAGAAAAGTTCCTGCTCCTGTTTCACAGAGAGACGCCGCTGGACAACAGCGTGGAGTTCATGAgg ATCTGGAGAAACTACGACACCGACAGCAGCGGCTTCATCTCAGCCGCCGAGCTCAAG GGCTTCCTTCAGGACCTGTTCCTCCAACACAGGAAGTCCATCCCCGCTGAGAAGCTGGAGGAGTACACTGTCTCCATG ATGAAGATGTTTGATAAAAACCAGGACGGCCGATTGGATCTGAACGACCTGGCCAG AATTTTGGCTCTGAAAGAAAACTTCTTACTGAAGTTTAAGATGGAC GCCTGCAGTCAGGAGGACAGGAAGCGGGACTTTGAGAAGATATTCGCTCACTACGACGTC aGTAAGACGGGTGCGTTGGAGGGTCCTGAGGTCGATGGATTTGTCAAAGACATGATGGAGCTGGCGAAG CCCAGCATCAGTGGCACAGACCTGGACCAGTTCAGGAAAGCTGTGCTCGGCCACTGTGACATCAACGGAGACGGAAAGATCCAGAAGAACGAGCTGGCTCTCTGCCTCGGCCTGAAGCTCAGCTAA